One window of the Misgurnus anguillicaudatus chromosome 8, ASM2758022v2, whole genome shotgun sequence genome contains the following:
- the zdbf2 gene encoding DBF4-type zinc finger-containing protein 2 isoform X2 translates to MMCCVFLWGRKGGGCRPGAGRPTHADLPSLATPPVPKEELSEVYCGSDDEVVSVGTREEMPTSDEDSYRMQIAASTPEVADLTATTHIQTTYQKRKMAPEPPPPETCSPTQGFMHRTIGSSANDQPHRSQMTLPFQKEGSQTHPSGHPCASEDPPVTKAEVVKHRKAHRKTNRKKEGSDSIVPSQASPTSKCFSSKDQPATFKSVAEESSQLISAVPPWKGPHREHTFSHLSDQIRDVIEEVIERHCYGRSPKVCDQQGDDDSFFLSPQSMSESKGSEEWDNAIETALGKVKEEEKNLAELLKVHINLEDQEYQTQLDTALNTVVMDTGSEAKNESAAEEVFPDLPHIPQSFIGKTWTQVMCEDDMKIDSIVKEFQQGQFRCYFESDSLARFGKHSLKRRKNKKQDKKQKADTTGWEPVDVLPLMEPNDEDPEHPVVLFKRARRKVFRLASRCQVVKVSHGTQTIPLSCPVVRPKSTKETVLSPNSQEQCPIPERTPDMKTRLCALKLPASYCKIMSPLQPKTVVYVLSSPDGGQGISRPTPIKKVGRKRKSSDSDFGLKYKYKKTPLKFYDPLTNRILKTPPKGMPSLPNSKSLSHVRQLFRSLSPDINKERQGLEQGQTSGTSWKGRGRSSMVELCTSTSGSCLESVGPSEPGSSLSSSHRALFPHSSISSSSCFLKGHLTPSASHMDESLKAVPRSCTGSSCKADGSEQKKHHKQALDQTPIRRSSRKAGSLTPAKRPSPPTYGTKRKSTKPQPKVKSQATLQHKVNPHISADCRTSPRNKSPARTSLRSSSSKSASQPLITPSSKQIHTGVDASQQKRTRGRTATVNLAD, encoded by the exons ATGATGTGCTGTGTCTTTCTCTGGGGCAGAAAAGGGGGAGGCTGCAGACCTGGAGCAGGCAG GCCTACCCATGCTGATCTGCCTTCTCTAGCAACCCCACCTGTTCCAAAGGAGGAACTTTCAGAGGTGTACTGTGGATCGGATGATGAAGTTGTCTCTGTTGGGACACGTGAGGAGATGCCAACCTCTGATGAAGATTCCTACCGAATGCAAATTGCAGCCTCTACTCCAGAAGTAGCTGACCTTACTGCAACtacacacatacaaaccacTTACCAGAAAAGGAAAATGGCACCTGAACCACCTCCACCTGAAACGTGTTCACCTACACAAGGTTTTATGCATAGGACTATTGGAAGCTCTGCCAATGACCAACCACATAGATCACAAATGACACTACCATTTCAGAAAGAAGGCTCACAGACACACCCCTCTGGACATCCCTGTGCTTCAGAGGATCCACCAGTCACCAAGGCTGAAGTGGTTAAACACAGGAAAGCACACAGGAAAACTAATAGAAAAAAAGAGGGAAGTGACTCCATTGTACCATCCCAAGCTTCACCAACTTCAAAGTGCTTTTCCTCAAAGGACCAGCCTGCAACCTTTAAGTCAGTGGCTGAGGAATCTTCTCAGTTGATTTCAGCAGTGCCGCCTTGGAAAGGCCCACACAGGGAACATACATTCAGTCATCTATCTGACCAGATACGAGATGTGATAGAGGAGGTTATTGAAAGGCATTGCTATGGGCGCAGTCCCAAGGTCTGCGACCAGCAAGGGGATGATGACAGCTTCTTTCTAAGTCCTCAGTCTATGAGTGAATCCAAAGGTAGTGAAGAATGGGACAACGCAATAGAGACGGCTTTGGGGAAAGTTAAAGAAGAGGAGAAAAATTTAGCAGAATTACTGAAAGTGCATATAAACCTTGAGGACCAAGAATACCAGACTCAGCTAGACACAGCCCTAAACACTGTTGTAATGGACACAGGATCCGAAGCGAAAAACGAGAGTGCTGCTGAGGAGGTTTTTCCTGATCTTCCCCACATACCACAATCTTTTATTGGAAAAACATGGACGCAGGTAATGTGTGAAGATGACATGAAAATAGACTCCATAGTGAAAGAGTTCCAACAAGGTCAGTTTCGCTGTTATTTCGAAAGTGACTCCTTAGCTAGGTTTGGAAAGCATAGTttgaaaagaagaaaaaacaagaaacaagacaaaaaacagAAAGCAGATACTACTGGATGGGAGCCTGTAGATGTCTTGCCTCTAATGGAACCCAATGATGAAGACCCAGAACATCCAGTTGTTTTGTTTAAGAGAGCAAGACGAAAAGTGTTCAGACTAGCATCACGTTGCCAAGTCGTAAAGGTCAGCCATGGTACACAGACCATCCCCTTAAGCTGTCCTGTAGTGCGTCCAAAATCAACAAAAGAAACAGTCCTCTCACCAAACAGCCAAGAGCAATGCCCCATCCCCGAAAGAACGCCTGACATGAAGACCAGACTGTGTGCATTAAAACTTCCAGCTTCCTACTGTAAGATAATGAGTCCTCTCCAGCCCAAAACGGTGGTCTATGTACTTTCTTCTCCAGATGGGGGGCAGGGAATATCCAGGCCCACCCCAATTAAGAAAGTAGGGAGGAAGCGAAAGTCATCTGATAGTGACTTTGGCCTGAAGTACAAGTACAAAAAGACACCTTTGAAGTTCTACGACCCCTTGACCAACAGGATATTGAAGACCCCACCCAAAGGAATGCCTTCACTCCCTAATTCCAAATCACTTTCACATGTCCGGCAGTTATTCCGTAGCCTTAGCCCAGATATTAACAAGGAGAGACAGGGTCTGGAGCAGGGGCAAACATCAGGGACTTCTTGGAAGGGTCGGGGTAGGAGCAGCATGGTTGAGTTATGTACCTCCACCTCAGGATCTTGCCTAGAGAGCGTTGGCCCTTCAGAACCTGGTTCATCTTTGTCTAGCAGTCATAGAGCCTTGTTCCCCCACTCCTCTATCTCAAGTAGCAGTTGCTTCCTCAAGGGACACCTCACGCCATCTGCCTCCCACATGGATGAATCTCTCAAAGCAGTTCCTCGCTCTTGCACAGGCAGTTCCTGTAAAGCAGACGGATCTGAACAAAAGAAACATCATAAACAAGCACTTGACCAAACGCCAATCAGACGTAGCTCACGTAAGGCTGGATCTCTAACTCCAGCCAAGAGACCATCGCCCCCCACCTACGGGACCAAGAGGAAGTCCACCAAGCCACAGCCCAAAGTAAAATCACAGGCCACCCTACAGCACAAAGTCAACCCCCACATATCTGCAGATTGTAGGACCTCTCCCAGAAACAAGAGCCCTGCTAGAACCTCCCTTAGATCATCTTCCTCTAAATCTGCGAGTCAGCCACTTATTACACCCTCTTCGAAACAAATACATACAGGGGTCGATGCCAGTCAGCAGAAGAGAACAAGGGGGAGGACAGCCACTGTAAATTTAGCAGATTGA
- the zdbf2 gene encoding DBF4-type zinc finger-containing protein 2 isoform X3 — translation MPTHADLPSLATPPVPKEELSEVYCGSDDEVVSVGTREEMPTSDEDSYRMQIAASTPEVADLTATTHIQTTYQKRKMAPEPPPPETCSPTQGFMHRTIGSSANDQPHRSQMTLPFQKEGSQTHPSGHPCASEDPPVTKAEVVKHRKAHRKTNRKKEGSDSIVPSQASPTSKCFSSKDQPATFKSVAEESSQLISAVPPWKGPHREHTFSHLSDQIRDVIEEVIERHCYGRSPKVCDQQGDDDSFFLSPQSMSESKGSEEWDNAIETALGKVKEEEKNLAELLKVHINLEDQEYQTQLDTALNTVVMDTGSEAKNESAAEEVFPDLPHIPQSFIGKTWTQVMCEDDMKIDSIVKEFQQGQFRCYFESDSLARFGKHSLKRRKNKKQDKKQKADTTGWEPVDVLPLMEPNDEDPEHPVVLFKRARRKVFRLASRCQVVKVSHGTQTIPLSCPVVRPKSTKETVLSPNSQEQCPIPERTPDMKTRLCALKLPASYCKIMSPLQPKTVVYVLSSPDGGQGISRPTPIKKVGRKRKSSDSDFGLKYKYKKTPLKFYDPLTNRILKTPPKGMPSLPNSKSLSHVRQLFRSLSPDINKERQGLEQGQTSGTSWKGRGRSSMVELCTSTSGSCLESVGPSEPGSSLSSSHRALFPHSSISSSSCFLKGHLTPSASHMDESLKAVPRSCTGSSCKADGSEQKKHHKQALDQTPIRRSSRKAGSLTPAKRPSPPTYGTKRKSTKPQPKVKSQATLQHKVNPHISADCRTSPRNKSPARTSLRSSSSKSASQPLITPSSKQIHTGVDASQQKRTRGRTATVNLAD, via the exons AT GCCTACCCATGCTGATCTGCCTTCTCTAGCAACCCCACCTGTTCCAAAGGAGGAACTTTCAGAGGTGTACTGTGGATCGGATGATGAAGTTGTCTCTGTTGGGACACGTGAGGAGATGCCAACCTCTGATGAAGATTCCTACCGAATGCAAATTGCAGCCTCTACTCCAGAAGTAGCTGACCTTACTGCAACtacacacatacaaaccacTTACCAGAAAAGGAAAATGGCACCTGAACCACCTCCACCTGAAACGTGTTCACCTACACAAGGTTTTATGCATAGGACTATTGGAAGCTCTGCCAATGACCAACCACATAGATCACAAATGACACTACCATTTCAGAAAGAAGGCTCACAGACACACCCCTCTGGACATCCCTGTGCTTCAGAGGATCCACCAGTCACCAAGGCTGAAGTGGTTAAACACAGGAAAGCACACAGGAAAACTAATAGAAAAAAAGAGGGAAGTGACTCCATTGTACCATCCCAAGCTTCACCAACTTCAAAGTGCTTTTCCTCAAAGGACCAGCCTGCAACCTTTAAGTCAGTGGCTGAGGAATCTTCTCAGTTGATTTCAGCAGTGCCGCCTTGGAAAGGCCCACACAGGGAACATACATTCAGTCATCTATCTGACCAGATACGAGATGTGATAGAGGAGGTTATTGAAAGGCATTGCTATGGGCGCAGTCCCAAGGTCTGCGACCAGCAAGGGGATGATGACAGCTTCTTTCTAAGTCCTCAGTCTATGAGTGAATCCAAAGGTAGTGAAGAATGGGACAACGCAATAGAGACGGCTTTGGGGAAAGTTAAAGAAGAGGAGAAAAATTTAGCAGAATTACTGAAAGTGCATATAAACCTTGAGGACCAAGAATACCAGACTCAGCTAGACACAGCCCTAAACACTGTTGTAATGGACACAGGATCCGAAGCGAAAAACGAGAGTGCTGCTGAGGAGGTTTTTCCTGATCTTCCCCACATACCACAATCTTTTATTGGAAAAACATGGACGCAGGTAATGTGTGAAGATGACATGAAAATAGACTCCATAGTGAAAGAGTTCCAACAAGGTCAGTTTCGCTGTTATTTCGAAAGTGACTCCTTAGCTAGGTTTGGAAAGCATAGTttgaaaagaagaaaaaacaagaaacaagacaaaaaacagAAAGCAGATACTACTGGATGGGAGCCTGTAGATGTCTTGCCTCTAATGGAACCCAATGATGAAGACCCAGAACATCCAGTTGTTTTGTTTAAGAGAGCAAGACGAAAAGTGTTCAGACTAGCATCACGTTGCCAAGTCGTAAAGGTCAGCCATGGTACACAGACCATCCCCTTAAGCTGTCCTGTAGTGCGTCCAAAATCAACAAAAGAAACAGTCCTCTCACCAAACAGCCAAGAGCAATGCCCCATCCCCGAAAGAACGCCTGACATGAAGACCAGACTGTGTGCATTAAAACTTCCAGCTTCCTACTGTAAGATAATGAGTCCTCTCCAGCCCAAAACGGTGGTCTATGTACTTTCTTCTCCAGATGGGGGGCAGGGAATATCCAGGCCCACCCCAATTAAGAAAGTAGGGAGGAAGCGAAAGTCATCTGATAGTGACTTTGGCCTGAAGTACAAGTACAAAAAGACACCTTTGAAGTTCTACGACCCCTTGACCAACAGGATATTGAAGACCCCACCCAAAGGAATGCCTTCACTCCCTAATTCCAAATCACTTTCACATGTCCGGCAGTTATTCCGTAGCCTTAGCCCAGATATTAACAAGGAGAGACAGGGTCTGGAGCAGGGGCAAACATCAGGGACTTCTTGGAAGGGTCGGGGTAGGAGCAGCATGGTTGAGTTATGTACCTCCACCTCAGGATCTTGCCTAGAGAGCGTTGGCCCTTCAGAACCTGGTTCATCTTTGTCTAGCAGTCATAGAGCCTTGTTCCCCCACTCCTCTATCTCAAGTAGCAGTTGCTTCCTCAAGGGACACCTCACGCCATCTGCCTCCCACATGGATGAATCTCTCAAAGCAGTTCCTCGCTCTTGCACAGGCAGTTCCTGTAAAGCAGACGGATCTGAACAAAAGAAACATCATAAACAAGCACTTGACCAAACGCCAATCAGACGTAGCTCACGTAAGGCTGGATCTCTAACTCCAGCCAAGAGACCATCGCCCCCCACCTACGGGACCAAGAGGAAGTCCACCAAGCCACAGCCCAAAGTAAAATCACAGGCCACCCTACAGCACAAAGTCAACCCCCACATATCTGCAGATTGTAGGACCTCTCCCAGAAACAAGAGCCCTGCTAGAACCTCCCTTAGATCATCTTCCTCTAAATCTGCGAGTCAGCCACTTATTACACCCTCTTCGAAACAAATACATACAGGGGTCGATGCCAGTCAGCAGAAGAGAACAAGGGGGAGGACAGCCACTGTAAATTTAGCAGATTGA
- the zdbf2 gene encoding DBF4-type zinc finger-containing protein 2 isoform X4 — translation MPTSDEDSYRMQIAASTPEVADLTATTHIQTTYQKRKMAPEPPPPETCSPTQGFMHRTIGSSANDQPHRSQMTLPFQKEGSQTHPSGHPCASEDPPVTKAEVVKHRKAHRKTNRKKEGSDSIVPSQASPTSKCFSSKDQPATFKSVAEESSQLISAVPPWKGPHREHTFSHLSDQIRDVIEEVIERHCYGRSPKVCDQQGDDDSFFLSPQSMSESKGSEEWDNAIETALGKVKEEEKNLAELLKVHINLEDQEYQTQLDTALNTVVMDTGSEAKNESAAEEVFPDLPHIPQSFIGKTWTQVMCEDDMKIDSIVKEFQQGQFRCYFESDSLARFGKHSLKRRKNKKQDKKQKADTTGWEPVDVLPLMEPNDEDPEHPVVLFKRARRKVFRLASRCQVVKVSHGTQTIPLSCPVVRPKSTKETVLSPNSQEQCPIPERTPDMKTRLCALKLPASYCKIMSPLQPKTVVYVLSSPDGGQGISRPTPIKKVGRKRKSSDSDFGLKYKYKKTPLKFYDPLTNRILKTPPKGMPSLPNSKSLSHVRQLFRSLSPDINKERQGLEQGQTSGTSWKGRGRSSMVELCTSTSGSCLESVGPSEPGSSLSSSHRALFPHSSISSSSCFLKGHLTPSASHMDESLKAVPRSCTGSSCKADGSEQKKHHKQALDQTPIRRSSRKAGSLTPAKRPSPPTYGTKRKSTKPQPKVKSQATLQHKVNPHISADCRTSPRNKSPARTSLRSSSSKSASQPLITPSSKQIHTGVDASQQKRTRGRTATVNLAD, via the coding sequence ATGCCAACCTCTGATGAAGATTCCTACCGAATGCAAATTGCAGCCTCTACTCCAGAAGTAGCTGACCTTACTGCAACtacacacatacaaaccacTTACCAGAAAAGGAAAATGGCACCTGAACCACCTCCACCTGAAACGTGTTCACCTACACAAGGTTTTATGCATAGGACTATTGGAAGCTCTGCCAATGACCAACCACATAGATCACAAATGACACTACCATTTCAGAAAGAAGGCTCACAGACACACCCCTCTGGACATCCCTGTGCTTCAGAGGATCCACCAGTCACCAAGGCTGAAGTGGTTAAACACAGGAAAGCACACAGGAAAACTAATAGAAAAAAAGAGGGAAGTGACTCCATTGTACCATCCCAAGCTTCACCAACTTCAAAGTGCTTTTCCTCAAAGGACCAGCCTGCAACCTTTAAGTCAGTGGCTGAGGAATCTTCTCAGTTGATTTCAGCAGTGCCGCCTTGGAAAGGCCCACACAGGGAACATACATTCAGTCATCTATCTGACCAGATACGAGATGTGATAGAGGAGGTTATTGAAAGGCATTGCTATGGGCGCAGTCCCAAGGTCTGCGACCAGCAAGGGGATGATGACAGCTTCTTTCTAAGTCCTCAGTCTATGAGTGAATCCAAAGGTAGTGAAGAATGGGACAACGCAATAGAGACGGCTTTGGGGAAAGTTAAAGAAGAGGAGAAAAATTTAGCAGAATTACTGAAAGTGCATATAAACCTTGAGGACCAAGAATACCAGACTCAGCTAGACACAGCCCTAAACACTGTTGTAATGGACACAGGATCCGAAGCGAAAAACGAGAGTGCTGCTGAGGAGGTTTTTCCTGATCTTCCCCACATACCACAATCTTTTATTGGAAAAACATGGACGCAGGTAATGTGTGAAGATGACATGAAAATAGACTCCATAGTGAAAGAGTTCCAACAAGGTCAGTTTCGCTGTTATTTCGAAAGTGACTCCTTAGCTAGGTTTGGAAAGCATAGTttgaaaagaagaaaaaacaagaaacaagacaaaaaacagAAAGCAGATACTACTGGATGGGAGCCTGTAGATGTCTTGCCTCTAATGGAACCCAATGATGAAGACCCAGAACATCCAGTTGTTTTGTTTAAGAGAGCAAGACGAAAAGTGTTCAGACTAGCATCACGTTGCCAAGTCGTAAAGGTCAGCCATGGTACACAGACCATCCCCTTAAGCTGTCCTGTAGTGCGTCCAAAATCAACAAAAGAAACAGTCCTCTCACCAAACAGCCAAGAGCAATGCCCCATCCCCGAAAGAACGCCTGACATGAAGACCAGACTGTGTGCATTAAAACTTCCAGCTTCCTACTGTAAGATAATGAGTCCTCTCCAGCCCAAAACGGTGGTCTATGTACTTTCTTCTCCAGATGGGGGGCAGGGAATATCCAGGCCCACCCCAATTAAGAAAGTAGGGAGGAAGCGAAAGTCATCTGATAGTGACTTTGGCCTGAAGTACAAGTACAAAAAGACACCTTTGAAGTTCTACGACCCCTTGACCAACAGGATATTGAAGACCCCACCCAAAGGAATGCCTTCACTCCCTAATTCCAAATCACTTTCACATGTCCGGCAGTTATTCCGTAGCCTTAGCCCAGATATTAACAAGGAGAGACAGGGTCTGGAGCAGGGGCAAACATCAGGGACTTCTTGGAAGGGTCGGGGTAGGAGCAGCATGGTTGAGTTATGTACCTCCACCTCAGGATCTTGCCTAGAGAGCGTTGGCCCTTCAGAACCTGGTTCATCTTTGTCTAGCAGTCATAGAGCCTTGTTCCCCCACTCCTCTATCTCAAGTAGCAGTTGCTTCCTCAAGGGACACCTCACGCCATCTGCCTCCCACATGGATGAATCTCTCAAAGCAGTTCCTCGCTCTTGCACAGGCAGTTCCTGTAAAGCAGACGGATCTGAACAAAAGAAACATCATAAACAAGCACTTGACCAAACGCCAATCAGACGTAGCTCACGTAAGGCTGGATCTCTAACTCCAGCCAAGAGACCATCGCCCCCCACCTACGGGACCAAGAGGAAGTCCACCAAGCCACAGCCCAAAGTAAAATCACAGGCCACCCTACAGCACAAAGTCAACCCCCACATATCTGCAGATTGTAGGACCTCTCCCAGAAACAAGAGCCCTGCTAGAACCTCCCTTAGATCATCTTCCTCTAAATCTGCGAGTCAGCCACTTATTACACCCTCTTCGAAACAAATACATACAGGGGTCGATGCCAGTCAGCAGAAGAGAACAAGGGGGAGGACAGCCACTGTAAATTTAGCAGATTGA
- the zdbf2 gene encoding DBF4-type zinc finger-containing protein 2 isoform X1, giving the protein MPLEEGPKSFAKGVERHPADMSGRTSRGEEPIAGPSSSQRQGYCTCCQVPYNSVEQHISSAQHREVVRAARTNVSSGSLLERFLQDVLQHHPHHYSDTRPTHADLPSLATPPVPKEELSEVYCGSDDEVVSVGTREEMPTSDEDSYRMQIAASTPEVADLTATTHIQTTYQKRKMAPEPPPPETCSPTQGFMHRTIGSSANDQPHRSQMTLPFQKEGSQTHPSGHPCASEDPPVTKAEVVKHRKAHRKTNRKKEGSDSIVPSQASPTSKCFSSKDQPATFKSVAEESSQLISAVPPWKGPHREHTFSHLSDQIRDVIEEVIERHCYGRSPKVCDQQGDDDSFFLSPQSMSESKGSEEWDNAIETALGKVKEEEKNLAELLKVHINLEDQEYQTQLDTALNTVVMDTGSEAKNESAAEEVFPDLPHIPQSFIGKTWTQVMCEDDMKIDSIVKEFQQGQFRCYFESDSLARFGKHSLKRRKNKKQDKKQKADTTGWEPVDVLPLMEPNDEDPEHPVVLFKRARRKVFRLASRCQVVKVSHGTQTIPLSCPVVRPKSTKETVLSPNSQEQCPIPERTPDMKTRLCALKLPASYCKIMSPLQPKTVVYVLSSPDGGQGISRPTPIKKVGRKRKSSDSDFGLKYKYKKTPLKFYDPLTNRILKTPPKGMPSLPNSKSLSHVRQLFRSLSPDINKERQGLEQGQTSGTSWKGRGRSSMVELCTSTSGSCLESVGPSEPGSSLSSSHRALFPHSSISSSSCFLKGHLTPSASHMDESLKAVPRSCTGSSCKADGSEQKKHHKQALDQTPIRRSSRKAGSLTPAKRPSPPTYGTKRKSTKPQPKVKSQATLQHKVNPHISADCRTSPRNKSPARTSLRSSSSKSASQPLITPSSKQIHTGVDASQQKRTRGRTATVNLAD; this is encoded by the exons ATGCCCTTGGAGGAGGGACCTAAGTCCTTTGCTAAAG GTGTGGAGAGGCATCCGGCTGACATGTCAGGCAG GACAAGCAGAGGGGAAGAGCCTATTGCTGGTCCTTCCAGTTCTCAAAGGCAGGGTTACTGCACCTGTTGTCAAGTTCCGTACAACAGCGTTGAACAG CACATCTCGAGTGCTCAACACAGAGAAGTGGTGCGTGCTGCTCGCACTAATGTGTCCTCTGGGAGTTTGTTGGAAAGATTCCTCCAAGATGTTCTTCAGCATCATCCCCATCACTACAGCGACACACG GCCTACCCATGCTGATCTGCCTTCTCTAGCAACCCCACCTGTTCCAAAGGAGGAACTTTCAGAGGTGTACTGTGGATCGGATGATGAAGTTGTCTCTGTTGGGACACGTGAGGAGATGCCAACCTCTGATGAAGATTCCTACCGAATGCAAATTGCAGCCTCTACTCCAGAAGTAGCTGACCTTACTGCAACtacacacatacaaaccacTTACCAGAAAAGGAAAATGGCACCTGAACCACCTCCACCTGAAACGTGTTCACCTACACAAGGTTTTATGCATAGGACTATTGGAAGCTCTGCCAATGACCAACCACATAGATCACAAATGACACTACCATTTCAGAAAGAAGGCTCACAGACACACCCCTCTGGACATCCCTGTGCTTCAGAGGATCCACCAGTCACCAAGGCTGAAGTGGTTAAACACAGGAAAGCACACAGGAAAACTAATAGAAAAAAAGAGGGAAGTGACTCCATTGTACCATCCCAAGCTTCACCAACTTCAAAGTGCTTTTCCTCAAAGGACCAGCCTGCAACCTTTAAGTCAGTGGCTGAGGAATCTTCTCAGTTGATTTCAGCAGTGCCGCCTTGGAAAGGCCCACACAGGGAACATACATTCAGTCATCTATCTGACCAGATACGAGATGTGATAGAGGAGGTTATTGAAAGGCATTGCTATGGGCGCAGTCCCAAGGTCTGCGACCAGCAAGGGGATGATGACAGCTTCTTTCTAAGTCCTCAGTCTATGAGTGAATCCAAAGGTAGTGAAGAATGGGACAACGCAATAGAGACGGCTTTGGGGAAAGTTAAAGAAGAGGAGAAAAATTTAGCAGAATTACTGAAAGTGCATATAAACCTTGAGGACCAAGAATACCAGACTCAGCTAGACACAGCCCTAAACACTGTTGTAATGGACACAGGATCCGAAGCGAAAAACGAGAGTGCTGCTGAGGAGGTTTTTCCTGATCTTCCCCACATACCACAATCTTTTATTGGAAAAACATGGACGCAGGTAATGTGTGAAGATGACATGAAAATAGACTCCATAGTGAAAGAGTTCCAACAAGGTCAGTTTCGCTGTTATTTCGAAAGTGACTCCTTAGCTAGGTTTGGAAAGCATAGTttgaaaagaagaaaaaacaagaaacaagacaaaaaacagAAAGCAGATACTACTGGATGGGAGCCTGTAGATGTCTTGCCTCTAATGGAACCCAATGATGAAGACCCAGAACATCCAGTTGTTTTGTTTAAGAGAGCAAGACGAAAAGTGTTCAGACTAGCATCACGTTGCCAAGTCGTAAAGGTCAGCCATGGTACACAGACCATCCCCTTAAGCTGTCCTGTAGTGCGTCCAAAATCAACAAAAGAAACAGTCCTCTCACCAAACAGCCAAGAGCAATGCCCCATCCCCGAAAGAACGCCTGACATGAAGACCAGACTGTGTGCATTAAAACTTCCAGCTTCCTACTGTAAGATAATGAGTCCTCTCCAGCCCAAAACGGTGGTCTATGTACTTTCTTCTCCAGATGGGGGGCAGGGAATATCCAGGCCCACCCCAATTAAGAAAGTAGGGAGGAAGCGAAAGTCATCTGATAGTGACTTTGGCCTGAAGTACAAGTACAAAAAGACACCTTTGAAGTTCTACGACCCCTTGACCAACAGGATATTGAAGACCCCACCCAAAGGAATGCCTTCACTCCCTAATTCCAAATCACTTTCACATGTCCGGCAGTTATTCCGTAGCCTTAGCCCAGATATTAACAAGGAGAGACAGGGTCTGGAGCAGGGGCAAACATCAGGGACTTCTTGGAAGGGTCGGGGTAGGAGCAGCATGGTTGAGTTATGTACCTCCACCTCAGGATCTTGCCTAGAGAGCGTTGGCCCTTCAGAACCTGGTTCATCTTTGTCTAGCAGTCATAGAGCCTTGTTCCCCCACTCCTCTATCTCAAGTAGCAGTTGCTTCCTCAAGGGACACCTCACGCCATCTGCCTCCCACATGGATGAATCTCTCAAAGCAGTTCCTCGCTCTTGCACAGGCAGTTCCTGTAAAGCAGACGGATCTGAACAAAAGAAACATCATAAACAAGCACTTGACCAAACGCCAATCAGACGTAGCTCACGTAAGGCTGGATCTCTAACTCCAGCCAAGAGACCATCGCCCCCCACCTACGGGACCAAGAGGAAGTCCACCAAGCCACAGCCCAAAGTAAAATCACAGGCCACCCTACAGCACAAAGTCAACCCCCACATATCTGCAGATTGTAGGACCTCTCCCAGAAACAAGAGCCCTGCTAGAACCTCCCTTAGATCATCTTCCTCTAAATCTGCGAGTCAGCCACTTATTACACCCTCTTCGAAACAAATACATACAGGGGTCGATGCCAGTCAGCAGAAGAGAACAAGGGGGAGGACAGCCACTGTAAATTTAGCAGATTGA